One genomic region from Sphingobacterium multivorum encodes:
- a CDS encoding TetR/AcrR family transcriptional regulator encodes MGSKERIQRLKDENRTNILDAALQIVKEEGWQALSMRKIADIIEYTAPMIYEYFANKDAILMELANQGYLLLAKKVKQAKSTETDLEKQLEAMWFSYWDFAFEERELYQLMFGVGTACCGFEKTYKCAESHGKLISDVIREIMKEKNPSEELICRKYFTYWSIIHGLISINLVNQGNGDNTNQEVLKDAIYGITRSLTD; translated from the coding sequence ATGGGTAGTAAAGAACGCATACAACGGCTCAAAGATGAGAATAGAACCAATATTCTAGATGCTGCGCTCCAAATCGTCAAAGAAGAAGGATGGCAGGCCTTGAGTATGCGCAAAATTGCGGATATCATCGAATATACCGCCCCCATGATATATGAGTATTTTGCCAATAAAGATGCCATTTTAATGGAGCTTGCTAACCAAGGCTATCTCCTGCTTGCCAAAAAGGTAAAACAAGCCAAATCAACTGAAACCGATTTGGAGAAACAATTGGAAGCAATGTGGTTTAGCTATTGGGATTTTGCTTTCGAAGAACGCGAATTGTACCAATTAATGTTTGGTGTGGGAACGGCCTGTTGTGGTTTTGAAAAAACCTATAAATGTGCTGAATCCCATGGAAAATTGATAAGTGATGTCATCCGTGAAATCATGAAAGAGAAAAATCCATCCGAAGAATTGATCTGCAGAAAGTATTTCACCTACTGGTCTATTATACATGGATTGATTTCGATCAATTTGGTGAACCAAGGCAATGGCGACAATACTAATCAAGAGGTTTTAAAGGATGCTATTTACGGCATCACACGCTCCCTGACTGACTAA
- a CDS encoding efflux RND transporter periplasmic adaptor subunit: MKTNLSPSLKRIYVPTLNSVKRINIVKTAYVLSAIFLYSCSTGTSKPIDPPPVNLPVVTIENGNETVYQEYPATIEASANIEIRPQVEGILENIYVDEGAKVNKGQALFKINDRPYQEQLNQAKANLLAAKAALENAELEVEKKTKLVNTKVLTDFQLKTAISARNAAKANVQLALSAVETAKINVGYTLIRASAEGYIGRLQRKQGSLVGPTDSQPLTALSNVKDLHVYFSLGENDFIAFKNNTEGSNLQQKLHNLPPISLVLSDQTIYDQKGKIDMVDGQFDKNTGAITLRATFNNPEGVLRNGNTGRVRLQKKYAQALLVPQLATLEMQDKIFVYTVGKENKVVQQPITVIGKSGANYLVSKGLNAGDRIVYKGIDLLQDGQKITPQALSRDSINSL; this comes from the coding sequence ATGAAAACAAATTTATCACCAAGCCTTAAAAGGATTTACGTTCCAACACTTAACAGTGTTAAACGAATTAATATCGTAAAGACTGCATATGTGCTCAGTGCAATCTTTCTATATAGTTGTTCAACAGGCACGAGCAAACCCATTGATCCACCACCGGTTAACCTTCCGGTCGTTACCATCGAGAATGGTAATGAGACGGTTTATCAAGAATATCCAGCAACTATTGAAGCTTCGGCCAATATTGAGATCAGGCCACAAGTAGAAGGGATTTTGGAAAACATCTATGTCGATGAAGGTGCTAAAGTAAATAAAGGTCAGGCGCTTTTTAAGATTAACGACCGCCCCTATCAGGAACAATTAAATCAAGCGAAGGCAAATTTGCTAGCAGCAAAAGCTGCCTTAGAAAACGCCGAGTTAGAAGTGGAAAAGAAAACAAAGCTGGTGAACACCAAAGTACTGACAGACTTTCAGTTAAAAACTGCAATTAGCGCACGTAACGCCGCTAAAGCGAATGTACAACTGGCACTGTCGGCGGTTGAAACGGCGAAAATCAATGTCGGATACACGCTAATACGGGCTTCAGCCGAAGGATACATCGGTAGATTGCAGCGCAAACAAGGGAGTTTAGTGGGACCTACAGACTCCCAACCACTTACAGCATTGTCAAATGTAAAGGATCTCCATGTCTATTTCTCATTGGGAGAAAATGACTTTATCGCATTCAAAAACAATACAGAAGGTAGTAATTTACAACAAAAGCTTCACAACCTCCCTCCGATCAGCTTAGTTCTTTCGGATCAGACAATTTATGATCAGAAAGGAAAAATTGATATGGTAGATGGCCAGTTTGACAAAAACACCGGTGCGATTACCCTCCGCGCGACGTTCAACAATCCGGAAGGGGTTTTACGTAACGGAAATACCGGCCGTGTAAGACTACAGAAGAAGTATGCACAAGCATTATTGGTACCTCAACTTGCTACCCTTGAAATGCAGGATAAAATCTTCGTTTACACCGTTGGCAAAGAAAATAAAGTTGTTCAACAGCCCATTACTGTCATCGGAAAAAGTGGTGCAAATTACCTCGTAAGCAAAGGACTGAATGCGGGAGATCGGATTGTCTACAAAGGCATTGACCTGCTTCAGGATGGGCAGAAAATTACGCCACAAGCTTTATCAAGAGATAGCATCAATTCATTATAA
- a CDS encoding efflux RND transporter permease subunit produces the protein MLKKFIERPVLATVISILLVILGVIGILKLPLQQFPDIAPPAVQVTALYPGANAETVLRAVAPSLEESINGVENMSYMSSTASNDGSLMITVYFKLGTDPDQAAVNVQNRVAQATSQLPAEVVQAGITTAKQQNSLIMVLDLYTEDQSKYDQTFITNYAQINIIPELKRIPGVGQALAFGGSKDYSMRVWLNPNQMATYKLTPEEVMAAIQDKNVEAAPGKFGESSREAFEFVIKYKGKLNQPSDYENIIIRSNTDGSVLKLKDVARVELGSYTYASHTRINGKAGLNIGVMQLAGSNANEIQIAIQKFMEKASLSFPKGVKYLVLYNTKDALDQSIDQVKHTLVEAFILVFLVVFLFLQDFRSTLIPAIAVPVAIVGTFFFMQLFGFSINLLTLFALVLAIGIVVDDAIVVVEAVHAKMEHENLPPKLATTSAMSEITGAIISITLVMSAVFLPIGFMEGSTGVFYRQFAFTLAIAIVISAINALTLSPALCALFLKPTHHGHADAKKLNFKERFFAGFNVGFDRLTKNYLGSLRFLIRYEWVAFTGLAITLLLTIFMIRKTPTGFIPSEDQGFIAISLSMPAGASLDRTSGALAEAEKQLQHADFTKTLNVLAGFNILTQSTSPSAGVAFILLKPHEERGQIKDINAIMADVNQRLANIKGANFFVFTFPTVPGFSNVDGLDMVLQDRTGGQLGKFSGVGQKFIGELMKRPEIMMAFTTFKADYPQYELQVDDIKAEQLGVSTKSILQTMQAYFGSAQASDFNRFGKYYRVMVQADAKDRSEPTSMDGIFVKNRLGDMVPINTLVKLERVYGPETASRYNLFNSIGINAIPKPGYSSGDAIRAVEEVAKQQLPTGFTYEFSGMTKEEIVSGGQSTLIFILCLIFVYFLLAAQYESYIIPLAVILSIPTGIFGVFAAISFTDIANNIYVQVALVMLIGLLAKNAILIVEFAIQGRKQGLSIPSAALKAARLRLRPIIMTSLAFIVGMIPMMTAVGPSAQGNHSISIAAAGGMFTGVVLGLFIIPILFIFFQFIQEKIAGVPKQKQYESETASLEIPVHTNN, from the coding sequence ATGCTTAAGAAATTTATAGAAAGACCTGTACTCGCTACCGTTATCTCCATATTACTTGTCATATTGGGGGTGATTGGTATCCTCAAACTGCCTTTGCAGCAGTTTCCCGATATTGCACCGCCCGCGGTGCAAGTAACGGCATTATATCCTGGGGCAAATGCCGAAACGGTACTCCGTGCCGTAGCTCCCTCACTCGAAGAGTCAATCAACGGTGTTGAAAATATGAGCTACATGAGCTCTACTGCCAGTAACGACGGCTCGTTAATGATTACCGTATATTTTAAACTTGGCACTGACCCTGACCAAGCTGCTGTGAACGTCCAAAATCGTGTGGCTCAGGCAACCAGCCAATTGCCCGCTGAGGTTGTACAAGCCGGAATTACCACAGCAAAACAGCAAAACAGCTTGATCATGGTATTGGATCTCTATACGGAAGATCAGAGTAAATACGATCAGACCTTTATTACCAACTACGCGCAAATCAATATTATTCCCGAACTAAAACGGATACCTGGTGTTGGACAAGCATTGGCGTTTGGTGGTAGCAAAGACTACTCCATGCGGGTATGGCTTAATCCAAATCAAATGGCGACCTATAAACTAACGCCTGAGGAAGTTATGGCTGCAATTCAAGATAAAAACGTTGAAGCTGCTCCTGGTAAATTCGGCGAGAGCAGCCGCGAAGCTTTTGAATTTGTGATCAAATATAAAGGTAAACTCAACCAACCAAGTGACTACGAAAATATTATTATCCGCTCCAACACTGACGGCTCAGTACTTAAACTCAAAGACGTCGCTCGTGTTGAACTGGGATCCTATACCTATGCGAGCCACACCCGTATCAATGGCAAAGCAGGATTGAATATTGGGGTAATGCAGCTGGCAGGTTCGAATGCAAATGAAATTCAGATCGCGATTCAAAAATTCATGGAGAAAGCCTCTTTAAGCTTTCCGAAAGGTGTCAAATATCTCGTTTTATACAACACAAAAGATGCACTTGATCAATCTATTGACCAAGTAAAACATACACTAGTTGAAGCATTTATATTGGTATTTTTAGTTGTCTTTCTATTCCTTCAGGACTTTAGATCGACATTAATACCAGCGATTGCAGTACCAGTAGCCATCGTGGGAACATTTTTCTTCATGCAGCTCTTCGGCTTTTCAATCAATCTATTGACCTTGTTTGCCCTGGTGCTTGCCATTGGGATTGTCGTCGATGATGCAATTGTGGTCGTCGAGGCAGTGCACGCCAAGATGGAACATGAAAATCTCCCACCTAAGCTCGCTACAACATCTGCCATGAGCGAAATCACCGGGGCAATTATCTCGATTACATTGGTGATGTCTGCCGTATTCCTTCCCATCGGCTTTATGGAAGGTTCTACCGGAGTGTTTTACCGACAATTTGCTTTCACGTTAGCGATTGCAATCGTTATTTCAGCAATTAATGCCTTGACACTAAGTCCTGCGTTATGTGCACTCTTCTTAAAACCAACGCATCATGGTCATGCTGATGCTAAGAAACTTAATTTCAAGGAACGTTTCTTTGCTGGATTCAATGTTGGATTTGACCGGTTGACTAAAAACTATTTAGGAAGTCTGCGCTTCTTGATCCGTTACGAGTGGGTTGCATTTACAGGATTGGCGATTACCCTACTTTTGACAATATTTATGATCCGTAAAACACCTACTGGATTTATTCCGTCGGAAGACCAAGGATTTATTGCCATTTCTTTATCCATGCCTGCAGGCGCTTCTTTAGATCGTACTTCTGGGGCATTAGCCGAAGCTGAGAAGCAACTTCAACATGCTGATTTTACCAAAACTTTAAATGTACTTGCCGGCTTCAATATTTTAACACAATCCACAAGTCCTTCAGCGGGTGTTGCGTTTATCCTCCTTAAACCACATGAAGAACGTGGTCAGATAAAAGACATCAATGCGATTATGGCCGATGTGAATCAACGCCTGGCAAATATCAAAGGCGCAAATTTCTTTGTCTTTACCTTCCCTACAGTACCAGGGTTCAGTAATGTTGACGGTCTGGATATGGTATTGCAGGACAGAACTGGTGGACAACTTGGAAAATTCAGTGGCGTAGGCCAGAAGTTTATTGGCGAACTGATGAAACGTCCTGAAATCATGATGGCTTTCACAACCTTCAAAGCGGATTATCCACAATATGAGCTCCAGGTAGATGATATCAAGGCAGAGCAACTTGGCGTAAGCACAAAAAGTATATTACAAACCATGCAGGCCTATTTTGGTAGTGCCCAAGCTTCAGATTTTAATCGTTTTGGAAAGTACTATCGTGTGATGGTCCAAGCTGATGCCAAGGATAGAAGTGAACCTACTTCAATGGACGGTATTTTTGTAAAAAACAGATTAGGTGACATGGTTCCCATTAATACATTAGTCAAATTAGAACGTGTATATGGGCCGGAAACAGCATCGCGTTACAACTTGTTTAATTCAATTGGCATAAATGCAATACCAAAACCCGGATATAGTTCTGGTGACGCTATCCGTGCAGTTGAGGAAGTTGCAAAACAACAATTGCCTACTGGATTTACCTATGAATTCTCAGGTATGACCAAGGAAGAAATTGTCTCCGGAGGACAGTCTACATTGATTTTTATTCTCTGTCTGATATTTGTTTACTTCTTGCTTGCGGCACAATATGAAAGCTACATCATTCCGTTAGCGGTTATTCTATCCATTCCGACCGGTATATTTGGCGTCTTTGCAGCAATTAGCTTCACTGATATCGCCAACAACATCTATGTACAAGTCGCACTTGTCATGTTGATTGGTTTACTGGCCAAAAATGCCATTTTGATTGTGGAATTTGCTATTCAAGGGCGCAAACAGGGGCTATCGATTCCTAGCGCTGCACTTAAAGCCGCAAGATTACGTTTGAGGCCTATTATCATGACTTCTTTAGCCTTTATTGTTGGTATGATTCCAATGATGACAGCCGTAGGTCCGTCTGCTCAAGGAAATCATTCCATCAGTATTGCCGCTGCGGGTGGGATGTTCACCGGAGTAGTTTTAGGGCTCTTTATTATCCCGATTCTCTTTATTTTCTTCCAATTTATCCAAGAGAAAATAGCTGGTGTCCCGAAGCAAAAACAGTATGAAAGCGAGACCGCTTCGTTGGAAATACCCGTGCATACAAACAATTAG
- a CDS encoding efflux transporter outer membrane subunit has protein sequence MNSKAKLLTVFILSFVVWSCKTDKLVSNQHLAPNLPEQYRDQAKAPQETSIGSIPWRDFFKDQILQTLIDSAIQHNLDMKLALKNIEASQLSLKQAKANYLPSAQLQIRGNSTNPSNNSMNGLSLGQFLGQHHVEDYTASLGLSWEADLWGKIKNQNIAALASYLQTEEAKKVIQTQLIAQVAQGYYQLLMLYQLRDIAKQNLQLSDTTLRIVQQQYEVGDITLLALEQVDAQRLSAAALIPDFERQITIQENAIQILSGKLPQEIKTAEKLTDIQFPEELATGIPADLLSHRPDVKQAELAITASQAYQQYAKARMYPSLVISAEAGVNAFKASNWFNLPASLFGAITGSITQPIFQRKELKTQYELARVEQEKNVLIFKQKVISAAGEVSDALISIQKLKEKQKITSDRTTRLKQATKHANLLFETGMATYLEVITAQSNILQSELELAQVKKAELSAVVDLYRSLGGGWSNN, from the coding sequence ATGAATAGTAAAGCAAAGTTACTGACGGTTTTCATCTTATCTTTTGTCGTATGGTCCTGTAAAACAGATAAGTTGGTCAGCAATCAACACCTTGCCCCTAACTTACCCGAACAGTACCGCGACCAAGCTAAAGCTCCGCAGGAAACTAGCATTGGCTCTATTCCATGGCGCGATTTTTTTAAAGATCAAATCCTACAGACATTGATTGACAGTGCAATACAACATAACTTAGATATGAAGTTAGCACTGAAAAACATAGAAGCGTCTCAACTGAGCCTGAAACAAGCAAAAGCGAACTATCTTCCCTCAGCCCAATTACAGATCAGGGGAAATAGCACCAATCCATCCAATAACAGTATGAATGGATTGAGCCTCGGACAGTTTTTAGGCCAACATCATGTGGAGGATTATACGGCATCCTTAGGTTTATCCTGGGAGGCCGATCTATGGGGTAAAATCAAAAATCAAAATATCGCTGCTTTAGCTTCCTATCTGCAAACAGAAGAAGCTAAAAAAGTAATTCAAACCCAATTAATTGCACAAGTTGCACAAGGTTACTATCAACTGCTGATGTTATATCAATTGCGTGATATCGCCAAACAAAACTTGCAATTAAGCGATACAACCTTACGCATCGTCCAACAGCAATATGAAGTTGGTGACATTACGCTGCTTGCGTTGGAACAGGTTGATGCGCAACGATTGTCCGCAGCGGCGTTAATCCCTGACTTTGAACGGCAGATCACTATTCAGGAAAATGCCATTCAGATTCTTAGCGGAAAACTCCCACAAGAGATTAAAACAGCGGAGAAATTGACGGACATCCAGTTCCCCGAAGAGCTAGCAACTGGCATACCAGCTGATTTGTTGAGCCACCGTCCGGATGTAAAACAAGCCGAACTAGCTATTACAGCTTCACAGGCCTATCAACAGTATGCAAAAGCGCGCATGTATCCTTCCTTGGTAATTAGTGCCGAAGCTGGGGTAAATGCATTCAAAGCAAGTAATTGGTTCAACTTGCCCGCGTCATTATTTGGTGCAATTACAGGGAGTATTACACAACCTATTTTCCAACGCAAGGAATTAAAAACGCAATATGAGCTAGCGCGTGTCGAACAGGAAAAGAATGTATTGATCTTCAAGCAAAAAGTAATTTCAGCCGCTGGGGAAGTATCCGATGCTTTAATTTCAATTCAAAAATTGAAAGAAAAACAAAAGATTACTTCGGATAGAACGACGCGTTTAAAGCAAGCGACAAAGCATGCCAATCTTTTGTTTGAAACAGGAATGGCCACCTACTTGGAAGTAATCACAGCGCAAAGCAATATCTTACAAAGTGAGCTCGAACTTGCTCAGGTAAAAAAAGCGGAGCTTTCTGCTGTTGTTGATCTATACCGTTCATTGGGAGGTGGATGGAGCAATAACTAA
- a CDS encoding DUF4822 domain-containing protein, producing the protein MRDLKKIALAICIALSTLVAVSCSKDDETVVEPQFTPSEILASTPWETTNAKNNKGESVVLTDANVANFVGFAYFKSDGTFTMFNLDNSPKMHGDWTVSADGKTRTIVAKNAAGETLFTRVVDITVLTKKEFTYRVYPNANDKTIYFDIIHTPTTHQEPK; encoded by the coding sequence ATGAGAGATTTAAAAAAAATTGCATTAGCGATATGTATCGCCTTAAGCACGTTAGTAGCGGTGAGCTGCAGTAAAGATGACGAAACTGTTGTTGAACCCCAGTTTACCCCAAGCGAAATATTAGCCAGTACGCCATGGGAAACAACAAACGCAAAGAATAATAAAGGTGAAAGTGTAGTATTAACAGATGCTAACGTGGCAAATTTTGTAGGATTTGCTTATTTCAAATCTGATGGTACTTTTACAATGTTCAATCTTGACAATTCTCCAAAAATGCACGGCGACTGGACCGTATCTGCAGATGGTAAAACGAGAACAATTGTTGCTAAAAATGCTGCTGGAGAAACGTTGTTTACTCGTGTGGTTGATATTACGGTATTAACAAAGAAAGAATTCACTTATAGAGTTTATCCAAACGCTAATGACAAAACGATCTATTTCGATATCATCCATACACCAACAACTCATCAAGAGCCAAAATAA
- a CDS encoding sensor histidine kinase — MQDIAIYKNDKTLISTNKKRLIFTFLSFLLIYLVAYIIDPFSSCWDGYFKRNMFEILGEWTFTIIYSFIISEFSIIVHDKLNKFLTWKDSPTERLLLETVINLFAVLFINLLLEYLISKYYFGPQNVTIAPSLEEKRGMIQNITISVLIALMIMGINIGSHLITNWKNESMRAAKLDQVILETELQSLKLQIDPHFVFNNLSVLSEIILEDQQLGYEYAENFSKIYRYLLVNSKKDIISLEEELNFLNSYIFLIKNRFGDGVNFEINVNPAKRNFQLPPLTLQLLVENALKHNQTNKKKPLKIKVYTNAQNQLVVENILIPIENVSESSGIGISNIIKRYDLLSNLKLQIKNDGKTFNVILPLLAQA; from the coding sequence ATGCAGGATATAGCGATCTATAAAAACGATAAGACTCTAATTAGTACAAATAAAAAAAGGCTGATATTTACCTTTCTGTCCTTTCTGCTTATTTATCTCGTCGCCTATATTATTGATCCTTTCTCGAGTTGCTGGGATGGCTATTTTAAACGGAATATGTTTGAAATACTCGGTGAATGGACATTTACGATCATTTATAGCTTTATCATTTCCGAATTTAGTATCATTGTCCATGACAAGCTTAATAAGTTCTTAACCTGGAAAGATAGTCCGACAGAGCGACTTCTACTCGAAACCGTCATCAACCTTTTTGCAGTACTCTTTATCAATTTACTTTTGGAGTACCTGATTTCAAAATATTATTTTGGACCTCAAAATGTTACTATAGCCCCATCTTTGGAGGAAAAAAGAGGGATGATTCAAAACATTACAATCAGTGTATTGATTGCGTTGATGATCATGGGGATCAATATTGGTAGTCATTTGATCACCAACTGGAAGAATGAATCCATGCGCGCAGCAAAGCTTGATCAGGTCATTCTTGAAACAGAACTTCAATCGTTAAAATTACAGATCGACCCCCATTTTGTCTTTAATAACCTAAGCGTGCTCTCAGAAATCATCCTCGAAGACCAACAATTAGGCTATGAATATGCAGAAAACTTCTCCAAAATATATCGCTACCTTCTTGTCAATTCCAAAAAGGACATTATCTCACTCGAAGAAGAACTCAACTTTCTAAATTCATACATATTTCTCATCAAAAACCGATTTGGCGATGGGGTAAACTTCGAAATAAACGTCAATCCCGCCAAACGCAATTTTCAATTGCCCCCGCTCACCTTACAGTTATTGGTAGAAAATGCATTAAAGCATAATCAGACGAATAAGAAAAAACCGCTGAAAATTAAAGTCTACACCAACGCCCAGAATCAACTTGTTGTTGAAAATATATTAATTCCTATTGAGAATGTATCCGAATCATCGGGAATAGGGATTTCAAACATCATTAAAAGATACGATTTGCTATCCAACTTAAAACTGCAAATAAAGAATGATGGCAAAACATTTAACGTTATCCTCCCACTTTTAGCGCAAGCATAA
- a CDS encoding LytR/AlgR family response regulator transcription factor has protein sequence MNITKVLIIEDEKLNADRLKRLLKEIKPSIVILDVLDNIADSINWFNSNELPHLVMMDIRLSDGLSFEILETIKIDCPIIFTTAFDEYAVRAFKFNSIDYLLKPVEKIELGNAIQKLDYQKDLQINQQPLQGLLDFIYPKDFRSRFLIPFKDGYKTILVEEILYFYSEFKLTHAQLKCGTVEIVPQTMEELEQQLNPKVFFRANRQFIIHIDAIKRLHNHFNGKLKIEIKNNDQVEILVSREKAQLLKNWLDY, from the coding sequence ATGAATATAACCAAAGTATTAATCATCGAGGACGAAAAGCTCAATGCCGATCGTTTAAAGCGACTTTTGAAAGAAATAAAACCATCCATCGTTATTTTGGATGTACTTGATAATATTGCGGATAGCATCAATTGGTTCAATAGCAATGAACTTCCCCACCTGGTCATGATGGATATTCGTTTATCCGATGGCTTAAGCTTTGAAATATTAGAGACTATAAAAATAGACTGCCCAATCATATTTACAACAGCATTTGACGAATACGCTGTGAGGGCTTTTAAATTCAATAGCATAGATTATTTGCTCAAACCTGTAGAAAAAATAGAGCTGGGAAATGCCATCCAAAAACTTGACTATCAAAAAGATCTCCAGATCAACCAACAACCGCTTCAAGGTTTATTGGATTTTATCTATCCAAAAGATTTTCGCTCACGTTTTCTAATTCCATTCAAAGACGGTTATAAGACCATTCTCGTCGAAGAAATATTATACTTTTACTCCGAATTTAAACTTACCCATGCGCAACTCAAATGCGGTACTGTCGAAATTGTCCCTCAAACAATGGAAGAACTCGAACAGCAATTGAATCCAAAAGTATTTTTTCGCGCCAACAGGCAATTCATTATACATATAGATGCGATCAAAAGATTACATAACCACTTCAACGGAAAACTAAAAATAGAAATTAAAAATAACGATCAAGTGGAAATCCTTGTGAGCAGAGAAAAGGCTCAACTGCTAAAAAATTGGTTAGACTATTAA
- a CDS encoding efflux RND transporter periplasmic adaptor subunit, with product MAQRTMTLKPFLTLITAAALLSSCGGNQDQPQEQAVTVDFIELSPTHAETEKKYPGTLEGTVNVDVKAQVTGYLDQIYVKEGDYVSQGQPLFKIKADVYNEQVNNSKAAYQAALSAEQNAKLEIEKIKPLVEGKVYTELQLKTAEANYAAAKAQVAQAQAALGSSQINAKFTLINAPVSGYIGRIPNRIGNLITAADATPLTTLSEINTVNVYFSLSEADFIAFIKDQNNKSSNQQATLLLADGTAYNHSGKVELASGNIDRTTGSMALKASFTNPDKILRSGGSAKVILKKAHENVLLVPMAAVKDIQDRYFVYVIGEKNKISMKQIEIAGNTADAYLLKSGLTAGEKIVMNRIDMLNDGMQVQPTKKSTM from the coding sequence ATGGCACAAAGAACGATGACTTTAAAACCTTTCCTTACACTTATTACAGCAGCAGCATTATTATCGTCCTGTGGAGGCAACCAAGATCAACCGCAAGAGCAGGCAGTTACTGTTGACTTTATCGAATTATCTCCTACCCACGCGGAGACCGAAAAAAAATATCCTGGTACATTAGAGGGGACCGTCAACGTCGATGTCAAAGCGCAGGTAACGGGATATCTGGATCAGATTTATGTCAAAGAAGGAGACTATGTATCCCAGGGTCAACCCCTTTTCAAAATAAAAGCTGATGTTTATAACGAACAAGTAAACAACAGCAAGGCAGCTTACCAAGCTGCTTTATCGGCAGAACAAAACGCGAAATTGGAAATTGAAAAAATCAAACCACTTGTTGAAGGTAAAGTGTATACCGAATTACAGTTAAAAACTGCAGAGGCCAATTATGCAGCAGCTAAAGCACAGGTAGCGCAAGCACAAGCTGCACTCGGTTCATCTCAAATAAATGCCAAATTTACGTTGATCAATGCACCAGTGAGTGGTTATATCGGCCGTATTCCTAATCGGATCGGAAATTTAATTACCGCAGCAGATGCGACACCGTTAACAACGCTATCTGAAATCAATACCGTAAATGTGTATTTTTCATTGAGTGAGGCCGATTTTATAGCCTTTATCAAAGATCAGAATAACAAATCATCCAATCAACAAGCAACGCTATTACTAGCTGATGGAACGGCATACAACCATTCGGGGAAAGTAGAATTAGCCAGTGGTAACATCGACAGAACAACCGGAAGCATGGCACTTAAAGCAAGTTTCACCAACCCTGATAAAATTCTCCGTTCGGGTGGTTCAGCCAAAGTAATCTTGAAAAAAGCGCACGAAAACGTTTTGTTGGTACCTATGGCGGCTGTCAAGGATATTCAAGACCGCTACTTCGTTTATGTTATTGGCGAAAAGAACAAAATTTCCATGAAACAGATTGAAATTGCGGGAAATACAGCCGACGCCTATTTACTTAAATCAGGACTTACAGCTGGTGAAAAAATCGTTATGAATAGAATTGACATGCTTAACGATGGAATGCAAGTTCAACCCACTAAAAAATCCACCATGTAA